In Paralcaligenes sp. KSB-10, the following are encoded in one genomic region:
- the tsf gene encoding translation elongation factor Ts — protein sequence MAQITASMVKELREKTDAPMMECKKALTEADGDLARAEELLRVKLGNKASKAASRVTAEGLIGLYIAPDAKQGTVIEVNCETDFVAKNDDFVNFIKQLAQLATTQNPADVAALSALPMGEGTVESTRTALIGKIGENISVRRFHRIATDKQLASYVHSGKIGVLVEFSGTEEIGKDLAMHIAATKPRALDVSGVAAADIATERSVAEQKAAESGKPAEIVAKMVEGSVQKFLKEVTLLSQPFVKNDKQTVAQMLKEKGASINQFALYVVGEGIEKKTDDFAAEVAAAAAGAA from the coding sequence GTGGCTCAAATTACCGCATCGATGGTTAAAGAATTGCGTGAAAAGACCGACGCGCCCATGATGGAGTGCAAGAAGGCACTGACTGAAGCTGACGGCGATTTGGCTCGTGCAGAAGAGCTGCTCCGTGTCAAATTGGGCAACAAGGCCAGCAAAGCGGCAAGCCGTGTGACCGCCGAAGGCCTGATAGGTCTGTACATCGCTCCCGATGCCAAGCAAGGCACGGTTATCGAAGTCAATTGCGAAACCGATTTCGTCGCTAAAAACGATGATTTCGTCAATTTCATCAAGCAACTGGCCCAGCTGGCTACTACGCAAAACCCCGCCGATGTCGCCGCCCTGAGCGCTTTGCCCATGGGGGAAGGCACGGTCGAATCGACTCGTACCGCCCTGATCGGCAAGATTGGCGAGAATATCTCGGTGCGCCGTTTCCACCGCATTGCCACCGACAAGCAACTGGCCAGTTATGTCCACAGCGGCAAAATCGGAGTGCTCGTCGAATTTTCCGGCACCGAAGAGATCGGCAAAGACCTGGCCATGCACATTGCGGCTACCAAGCCCCGCGCCCTTGACGTCAGCGGTGTTGCCGCCGCCGATATCGCCACGGAGCGCTCGGTGGCCGAACAGAAGGCGGCAGAATCGGGCAAGCCTGCCGAAATCGTGGCCAAGATGGTTGAGGGTTCTGTGCAGAAATTCCTCAAGGAAGTCACTTTGCTGTCGCAGCCATTCGTTAAAAACGACAAACAGACTGTCGCTCAGATGCTGAAAGAAAAGGGCGCTTCAATCAATCAATTCGCACTGTATGTCGTGGGCGAAGGGATCGAGAAAAAGACCGACGATTTCGCTGCTGAAGTGGCCGCTGCCGCCGCTGGCGCTGCTTAA
- the rpsB gene encoding 30S ribosomal protein S2: MSLMREMLEAGVHFGHQTRYWNPKMAPYIFGHRNKIHIVNLEQTVAKFQEATKFVRQIAARGGSVLFVGTKRAARELVAAEAARCGMPFVDSRWLGGMMTNFKTVKSSVKRLKEMEAALAEGATERMSKKEALMFDRELEKLNKAIGGIKDMNTLPDALFIIDVGYHKIAVAEARTLGIPVVAVVDTNHSPDGVDYIIPGNDDSAKAIALYARGMADAVLEGREQNLNGLVEEIAEGSEEFVEVNEERE; this comes from the coding sequence ATGTCTTTAATGCGTGAAATGCTGGAAGCTGGTGTGCACTTTGGCCACCAGACCCGTTATTGGAATCCCAAGATGGCCCCTTACATTTTCGGCCATCGCAACAAGATTCATATCGTCAACCTGGAACAAACCGTTGCCAAGTTTCAGGAGGCCACCAAGTTTGTGCGCCAGATCGCCGCTCGCGGCGGCAGCGTCCTGTTTGTGGGAACCAAGCGCGCAGCGCGCGAATTGGTTGCCGCGGAAGCAGCCCGTTGCGGCATGCCTTTTGTCGACAGCCGTTGGCTTGGCGGCATGATGACCAATTTCAAAACCGTCAAGAGTTCGGTAAAGCGCCTGAAGGAAATGGAAGCGGCGCTGGCTGAGGGCGCGACCGAGCGCATGAGCAAGAAAGAAGCGCTCATGTTCGACCGGGAACTGGAAAAGCTGAACAAGGCCATCGGCGGCATCAAGGACATGAACACATTGCCCGATGCCTTGTTTATCATCGACGTCGGCTATCACAAAATTGCCGTGGCGGAAGCCCGGACTTTGGGTATCCCCGTTGTTGCAGTGGTCGATACCAACCATTCGCCCGATGGCGTCGATTACATTATTCCAGGCAATGATGACTCGGCCAAGGCTATCGCTCTGTACGCCCGTGGAATGGCTGATGCCGTACTCGAAGGCCGCGAACAGAATCTGAACGGTCTGGTCGAAGAAATCGCTGAAGGCAGCGAAGAGTTCGTCGAAGTCAACGAAGAACGCGAGTAA
- the map gene encoding type I methionyl aminopeptidase, whose protein sequence is MSSIVTDPTDLNKMRAACQDAAKVLDFLTPHVRAGISTGELDRLCLDYLDELKVESATVGYAPPGYTPFPSSICTSVNHVICHGIPGDKVLKNGDIMNIDVTIIKDGWFGDTSRMYYIGEPSILARRLTEITYDCMWLGIAQVKPGATLGDIGHAIQKYAESHGFSVVREYCGHGVGRKFHQDPQILHYGKPGTGVKLVPGMIFTIEPMINAGRKDIRQLADGWTVVTRDHSLSAQWEHSLLVTDTGYEVLTVSEGMPRPPAFIATPQ, encoded by the coding sequence ATGAGTAGTATTGTTACCGACCCCACCGATCTGAACAAAATGCGGGCTGCCTGCCAGGACGCGGCCAAGGTTCTCGACTTCCTGACACCCCATGTGCGCGCCGGCATCAGCACCGGCGAACTTGACCGTCTCTGCCTCGACTATCTCGATGAGCTGAAGGTCGAATCGGCTACCGTGGGCTATGCGCCGCCCGGGTATACGCCTTTTCCCAGCTCGATCTGCACCTCGGTGAACCATGTCATTTGCCACGGCATTCCGGGCGACAAAGTACTCAAGAATGGCGACATCATGAATATCGATGTCACCATTATCAAAGATGGCTGGTTTGGCGACACAAGCCGCATGTATTACATAGGCGAGCCGTCGATACTGGCCAGGCGCCTGACCGAAATAACCTACGACTGCATGTGGCTTGGCATCGCGCAAGTCAAACCCGGCGCCACGCTGGGCGATATCGGGCATGCCATACAAAAATACGCCGAGAGCCATGGCTTTTCGGTGGTGCGGGAATATTGTGGCCACGGGGTCGGCCGAAAATTCCACCAGGATCCTCAAATCCTGCATTATGGAAAGCCCGGAACCGGCGTAAAGCTGGTGCCCGGCATGATTTTCACCATCGAACCCATGATCAACGCCGGCCGCAAGGACATACGTCAACTGGCCGACGGCTGGACCGTCGTTACACGCGACCACAGCCTTTCAGCCCAGTGGGAACACAGCCTGCTTGTTACCGACACCGGCTACGAGGTTCTCACTGTTTCCGAAGGCATGCCTCGCCCGCCTGCCTTTATTGCCACACCCCAGTAA
- a CDS encoding [protein-PII] uridylyltransferase: MSASPLISLRDSLNQRRQEAIGQFREHLRPETLLTALRRVTDQALRELIKLYPLPAHATLAAVGGYGRGELYPHSDIDVLILLTAPPSDTDTAQLEALVAALWDLGLDLGHSVRTIADCQREAANDITVETSLMEARWLAGSKDLLHALRHAMHDQLDVQTFFQAKRAEMQQRHARHQDTPYALEPNCKEAPGGLRDLQVILWLAQAAGLGHTWREIARAQLLTPTEYRSLRRADLAFKRLRIELHLLTGRREDRVLFDLQPALAAVYGFQAMKNRRPSEILMQRYYWAARSVNQLNTILMQIFEERLFPQPDAPVRVIDDDFCMVQNRLEIRREDGFARNPTLLLRAFLVMQELPELLGLSARTLRAMWHARRRIDAQFRRNPVNRRLFIQILQQPRGIVHALRRMTMLNILPRYLPIFRKIVGQMQHDLFHAYTVDQHILMVIRNLRRFTMPEHAQEYPLASQLMAGVDRHWLLYIAALFHDIAKGRGGHHSELGALDARRFCHEHGLDNADTQLVEFLVREHLTMSNFAQKRDLSDPGVVHEFARCVENERQLTTLYLLTVADIRGTSPKVWNSWKGKLLEDLYRLTLLALGGSQPDTRTILAQRKEAAAAEIRLMGLRDESRDAFWEQLDVAYFLRHEASEIAWHTRHLYYRVNSVEPVVKARVIGQNEGLQIMVYTRDVSELFVTLCHYFDHRALSVQEARIHTTRHGWALDSFIVLLPSHEKDFRSQAALIEHELAEKLSRSNAPRPSYSIQRRAGSRRSRVFPIVPNIELQPDESGISWRLSISAADRPGLLYGLAQVFATHAVSVKMAKVMTLGDRVEDIFIIEGDVLGHPRRQLQFERSLLTKLDETDS; this comes from the coding sequence ATGAGCGCAAGCCCCCTGATTTCCTTGCGCGACAGCTTGAATCAGCGGCGTCAGGAAGCCATCGGGCAATTTCGCGAACATCTGCGTCCCGAAACACTGCTGACGGCCCTGCGGCGGGTCACTGATCAGGCCTTGCGCGAATTGATCAAACTCTATCCGCTGCCCGCCCACGCCACGCTGGCCGCGGTGGGCGGCTATGGAAGAGGCGAACTTTATCCGCACTCCGACATCGATGTCCTCATTCTCCTGACGGCGCCCCCTTCCGATACCGATACCGCCCAACTGGAAGCGTTGGTTGCGGCCTTGTGGGATCTGGGACTGGACCTGGGGCATAGCGTACGCACCATTGCCGATTGCCAACGCGAAGCGGCCAACGACATTACTGTCGAAACCTCGCTTATGGAAGCTCGCTGGCTGGCCGGCAGCAAGGATTTATTGCATGCGCTCAGGCATGCCATGCACGATCAGCTTGATGTGCAGACTTTTTTCCAGGCCAAGCGGGCCGAAATGCAGCAACGTCACGCGCGGCATCAAGACACCCCCTACGCGCTCGAGCCCAACTGCAAGGAAGCCCCGGGCGGATTGCGGGATCTGCAGGTTATCTTGTGGCTGGCCCAGGCGGCCGGACTGGGGCATACCTGGCGTGAAATAGCGCGGGCACAGCTATTGACTCCGACCGAATACCGTTCCTTGCGCCGCGCCGATCTGGCATTCAAACGCCTGCGCATCGAGCTGCACCTGCTCACAGGGCGGCGTGAAGACCGAGTGCTGTTCGACCTGCAGCCTGCTCTGGCTGCCGTGTACGGTTTTCAGGCCATGAAGAACCGTCGGCCCAGCGAAATCCTGATGCAGCGTTATTACTGGGCCGCCCGATCGGTCAATCAGTTGAACACCATCCTGATGCAGATTTTCGAGGAGCGGCTTTTTCCTCAACCCGACGCACCGGTGCGCGTCATCGATGACGACTTCTGCATGGTCCAGAATCGCCTTGAAATCCGCCGGGAAGACGGATTCGCGCGCAACCCGACCCTGTTGCTCCGGGCCTTTCTGGTGATGCAGGAGCTTCCCGAACTGCTGGGGCTGTCGGCGCGAACTCTCCGTGCCATGTGGCACGCCCGACGCCGCATCGATGCGCAATTTCGCCGCAATCCCGTCAATCGGCGCCTGTTCATACAAATACTGCAGCAGCCTCGAGGTATCGTGCATGCGCTGAGGCGCATGACCATGCTTAATATCCTGCCGCGTTATCTTCCGATATTCCGGAAAATCGTCGGACAAATGCAGCACGATTTATTCCACGCCTATACGGTCGACCAGCATATCCTCATGGTCATACGCAATTTGCGGCGTTTCACCATGCCGGAGCATGCCCAGGAATACCCCCTGGCCAGCCAATTGATGGCTGGAGTCGATCGGCATTGGCTACTGTACATAGCGGCATTGTTTCACGACATCGCCAAAGGGCGCGGAGGCCATCATTCCGAACTGGGCGCCCTGGATGCCCGCCGCTTTTGCCATGAACACGGCCTTGACAATGCCGACACGCAATTGGTGGAATTTTTGGTGCGCGAACACCTGACCATGTCGAATTTTGCGCAGAAACGCGATCTTAGCGACCCCGGTGTAGTGCACGAATTTGCCCGCTGCGTGGAAAATGAGCGCCAGCTCACCACCCTGTATCTGCTTACCGTAGCGGATATACGCGGCACCAGTCCAAAGGTCTGGAATTCATGGAAGGGCAAGCTGCTCGAAGACCTCTACCGCCTGACCCTGCTGGCCCTGGGAGGTTCGCAGCCCGATACCCGCACCATACTGGCGCAGCGCAAAGAGGCCGCCGCCGCTGAAATTCGCCTGATGGGTTTACGCGACGAAAGCCGCGACGCCTTCTGGGAACAACTCGACGTCGCCTATTTTCTGCGTCATGAAGCCTCGGAAATTGCCTGGCATACGCGCCATCTGTACTATCGCGTAAATTCCGTCGAACCTGTCGTCAAGGCCAGAGTCATCGGCCAAAACGAAGGGCTGCAGATCATGGTGTATACCCGCGACGTCAGCGAGTTGTTCGTGACCCTCTGCCACTACTTCGACCATCGCGCCCTGAGCGTCCAGGAAGCACGCATTCATACGACCCGCCACGGTTGGGCGCTTGACAGCTTTATCGTGCTTTTGCCCAGCCATGAAAAGGACTTCCGTTCGCAGGCCGCGCTGATTGAACATGAGCTGGCCGAAAAGCTCAGTCGAAGCAATGCACCCAGGCCAAGCTATAGTATCCAGCGGCGCGCCGGCTCGCGACGCTCCCGGGTATTTCCCATCGTGCCCAATATCGAATTGCAACCCGACGAAAGCGGCATTTCGTGGCGCCTGTCGATTAGCGCGGCCGACAGGCCAGGGCTGCTCTACGGCCTGGCACAGGTCTTCGCCACTCATGCGGTCAGCGTCAAAATGGCCAAGGTCATGACCTTGGGCGATCGTGTAGAAGACATTTTCATCATCGAAGGCGATGTGCTTGGCCATCCTCGCCGTCAACTGCAGTTCGAACGCAGTCTATTGACCAAACTTGACGAGACGGACTCGTGA
- a CDS encoding MarC family protein — MTLNDFIANFGRSFLFALATLLPILNPPAVAPLFLSLTEGASATTRTQLAQRVSVNICVMLVVAMIAGNIVLDFFGISLPIVRVGGGLLVIASAWQLVGASTPDAEHAQNMAEAYSSEQIRSKAFYPLTFPMICGPGSLAAAITVGATLHTESTSESLSKLAGSIPAILVASLIVYFCLRFAAQFLHKLGSSGTAVLMRLSAFILLCLGVQIVWDGAHELLLNLLREAAAMTAANH, encoded by the coding sequence ATGACTCTTAATGACTTTATCGCCAACTTCGGGCGCAGCTTCCTGTTTGCACTGGCCACGCTGCTGCCCATACTCAACCCGCCGGCCGTTGCCCCATTGTTCCTCAGCCTGACTGAAGGCGCCAGCGCCACGACGCGCACGCAACTGGCGCAGCGTGTATCCGTCAATATTTGCGTCATGCTGGTCGTTGCCATGATCGCCGGCAATATCGTGCTGGATTTTTTTGGCATTTCTTTACCCATCGTCCGGGTCGGCGGAGGACTGCTGGTCATCGCCAGCGCCTGGCAACTGGTCGGCGCCTCGACGCCAGACGCCGAACATGCACAAAATATGGCCGAGGCTTATTCCAGCGAGCAAATCCGCTCCAAGGCGTTCTACCCACTAACTTTCCCCATGATTTGCGGGCCCGGATCTCTGGCGGCCGCCATCACGGTAGGCGCCACCTTGCACACAGAAAGCACCTCCGAGAGCCTGTCGAAGCTGGCCGGATCCATTCCCGCCATACTCGTCGCTTCGCTTATCGTGTACTTCTGCCTGAGATTTGCCGCTCAGTTCCTGCATAAACTAGGGTCGAGCGGAACCGCTGTGCTCATGCGCCTGTCCGCATTCATACTGCTCTGCCTGGGCGTGCAAATCGTCTGGGACGGCGCACACGAGTTGCTGCTGAACCTGCTGCGCGAAGCGGCCGCCATGACCGCGGCGAACCATTAG
- a CDS encoding disulfide bond formation protein B, translating into MTNTNRKLLHITALLCIAAVALALISQHLFNMRPCAWCVLQRLIYLSIAIFCWLGLLLERVRILPRIASLIGVLLSIGGVMAAWYQYSVAAKMFSCDQTFADKFMVQTGLDAHVPWLFGIFASCMDARVKILGVEYAIWSLGLFCLLGALSLIALIRRR; encoded by the coding sequence ATGACCAACACAAATCGCAAGCTTTTGCACATCACCGCCCTGCTATGCATCGCCGCAGTCGCTCTTGCCCTGATATCGCAGCATCTGTTCAATATGCGGCCCTGCGCATGGTGCGTATTGCAGCGCCTGATCTACCTGTCGATCGCCATTTTTTGCTGGCTGGGGCTTTTACTCGAGCGTGTCCGGATTCTGCCGCGTATTGCATCCCTGATCGGCGTCTTGCTCAGCATAGGTGGCGTGATGGCGGCCTGGTACCAATACAGCGTTGCGGCAAAAATGTTTTCGTGCGACCAGACGTTTGCCGATAAATTCATGGTCCAGACCGGGCTGGATGCCCATGTGCCTTGGCTCTTCGGCATTTTCGCCTCCTGCATGGATGCCAGGGTCAAAATTCTCGGCGTCGAATACGCCATATGGAGTCTGGGTCTGTTTTGCCTGCTCGGCGCCCTGAGCCTGATTGCGCTGATCCGGCGTCGTTGA